In Salvelinus namaycush isolate Seneca chromosome 37, SaNama_1.0, whole genome shotgun sequence, the following are encoded in one genomic region:
- the LOC120031017 gene encoding bromodomain-containing protein 2-like isoform X4, translated as METAVNPPLDSSLGVVGLSGGGMEHHASGPGKRMRKPSLLYEGFESPQLPHAPPPPPIQPPVRDPGRQGCMTNQLQFLQKAMIKSLWRHHFAWPFHEPVDAFRLNLPDYHKIIKQPMDMGTIKKRLENNYYRSASECMQDFNTMFTNCYIYNKPTDDIVLMAQSLEKVFLQKVAQMPQEEIELPPPAPRGKPGKPGKGGRKSNASKAHQVPAVSQSAYSSSDTGDSDTPPQTMLPKSLPPTQLLSLPPTLPTAKKKGVKRKADTTTPSTMMTMPLAVGGGRMVGLGKGGHGQGLSHDPSTLSLTSLGDMDPPPSLVRGPMGPGGPVLLQPMMAGGGKTLARRGGSGRPIKPPKKDLPDSVQPKAPRRAKLSQQLRYCSSVLKDLLSKKHAAYAWPFYKPVDASALGLHDYHDIIKCPMDLSNIKRRMDSREYRDSQQFSADVRLMFSNCYKYNPPDHDVVGMARKLQDVFEFRFAKMPDEPLQQAPPKSRGMGGGMGTHVHGGDSSSSSSSSSSSSESEPSSESESSSDSEEERAHRLAELQDQLRAVHEQLAALSQGPIVKNKKKRERKDKKEKKKKKKPEKRSRGRPSAAVGGEDWEMPTAKPGKTPKSKSSSRSSAPASLQGKRGPGKKGSKNTKKSQAATMPYYAPPAFSMLPHYDSEEEEETSPMSYDEKRQLSLDINKLPGEKLGRVVHIIQSREPSLRDTNPEEIEIDFETLKPSTLRELERYVMMCLRKKPRKPYVKKGGSGKSREELALEKKSELERRLQDVSGQLNSGKKPQKPKAEKLSGVEPHAQPSRLSGSSSSSDSSSSSSSSSSDTSESDSG; from the exons ATGGAAACGGCCGTTAACCCGCCCCTTGACAG CTCTCTGGGAGTGGTGGGGCTGTCTGGCGGCGGGATGGAGCACCATGCCTCGGGCCCAGGCAAGCGCATGCGGAAGCCCTCGCTGCTGTATGAAGGCTTCGAGAGCCCCCAGCTGCCGCACGCGCCGCCCCCTCCCCCGATCCAGCCCCCCGTCAGGGACCCCGGCCGGCAGGGCTGCATGACCAACCAGCTGCAGTTCCTCCAGAAGGCTATGATCAAGTCCCTGTGGAGGCACCATTTTGCCTGGCCCTTCCATGAGCCAGTGGATGCCTTCAGACTCAACCTCCCA GATTATCACAAGATCATCAAGCAGCCCATGGACATGGGAACCATCAAGAAGCGGCTGGAGAACAACTACTACCGCAGCGCCAGTGAGTGCATGCAGGACTTCAACACCATGTTCACCAACTGCTACATCTACAACAAG CCCACAGATGACATCGTGCTGATGGCCCAGTCCCTGGAGAAGGTGTTCCTGCAGAAGGTGGCCCAGATGCCCCAGGAGGAGATTGAGCTGCCCCCTCCTGCCCCCAGGGGCAAACCGGGCAAGCCTGGCAAAGGAGGCCGCAAGTCCAACG CGTCGAAAGCTCACCAGGTCCCTGCGGTGTCCCAGTCAGCATACTCCTCCTCTGACACGGGTGACTCAGACACCCCCCCCCAGACCATGCTGCCCAAGAGTCTGCCCCCCACACAGCTGCTGAGCCTGCCCCCCACACTGCCCACCGCCAAG AAGAAAGGAGTGAAGCGGAAGGCGGACACCACCACTCCCTCCACCATGATGACCATGCCCCTGGCCGTAGGAGGGGGTCGAATGGTGGGCCTGGGGAAAGGAGGCCATGGGCAAGGCCTGAGCCATGACCCTTCCACCCTCTCCCTCACCTCCCTGGGGGACATGGACCCCCCTCCCAGCCTGGTTAGAGGACCCATGGGCCCAGGAGGCCCCGTTctgctccagcccatgatggccgGAGGCGGGAAGACCCTGGCTCGGCGCGGTGGCAGTGGACGCCCCATCAAGCCCCCCAAGAAAGACCTGCCGGACTCTGTGCAGCCCAAGGCGCCACGGCGGGCCAAGCTGAGTCAACAGCTGCGTTACTGTAGCAGCGTGCTGAAGGATCTGCTGTCCAAGAAACACGCGGCCTACGCCTGGCCCTTCTACAAGCCCGTGGACGCCTCGGCCCTGGGCCTGCACGACTACCACGACATCATCAAGTGCCCCATGGACCTCAGCAACATCAAG AGGAGGATGGACAGTCGGGAGTACAGGGATTCGCAGCAGTTTTCCGCTGACGTCCGACTCATGTTCTCCAACTGCTACAAGTACAACCCCCCTGACCATGACGTAGTGGGCATGGCCCGCAAGCTGCAG GACGTGTTTGAGTTCCGCTTCGCCAAGATGCCAGACGAGCCCCTCCAGCAGGCTCCTCCCAAGTCCCGTGGCATGGGCGGCGGCATGGGCACTCACGTTCACGGCGGCgactcgtcgtcgtcctcgtcgtcgtcgtccTCCTCGTCAGAGAGCGAGCccagcagcgagagcgagagcagcTCGGACAGCGAGGAGGAGCGAGCACACCGCCTGGCCGAGTTACAGGACCAG CTCCGAGCCGTACACGAGCAGCTGGCAGCCCTCTCACAGGGCCCAATTgtcaagaacaagaagaagagggagaggaaagacaagaaggagaaaaagaagaagaagaagccggAGAAGCGAAGCCGAGGACGGCCCAGCGCGGCGGTAGGGGGTGAGGACTGGGAGATGCCGACGGCCAAGCCGGGGAAGACTCCGAAGAGTAAATCCAGTAGCAGGAGCTCAGCTCCCGCCTCCTTACAGGGCAAGAGGGGCCCCGGCAAGAAGGGCAGCAA AAACACCAAGAAGTCCCAGGCTGCTACCATGCCCTACTACGCCCCGCCTGCCTTCTCCATGCTGCCCCACTATGactccgaggaggaggaggagacgtcTCCCATGTCGTACGACGAGAAGCGACAGCTGAGCCTGGACATCAACAAGCTGCCCGGCGAAAAGCTGGGCCGCGTCGTCCACATCATCCAGTCCCGTGAGCCCTCGCTGCGCGACACCAACCCCGAGGAGATCGAGATAGACTTTGAGACGCTCAAGCCGTCGACGCTGCGCGAGCTGGAGCGCTACGTCATGATGTGCCTGAGGAAGAAGCCCCGTAAGCCCTATG TGAAGAAAGGGGGCTCCGGCAAGTCCAGAGAGGAACTGGCCCTGGAGAAGAAGAGTGAGCTCGAGAGGAGGCTGCAGGATGTCAGCGGACAGCTCAACTCTGGCAAGAAACCCCAGAAACCCAAGG CGGAGAAGCTCAGTGGTGTGGAGCCTCACGCCCAGCCCTCCCGCCTCAGCGGCAGCAGCTCCAGCTCagactcttcctcctcctcgtcatcctcctcctctgacACCAGTGAATCAGACTCgggttga
- the LOC120031017 gene encoding bromodomain-containing protein 2-like isoform X2 has protein sequence METAVNPPLDSSLGVVGLSGGGMEHHASGPGKRMRKPSLLYEGFESPQLPHAPPPPPIQPPVRDPGRQGCMTNQLQFLQKAMIKSLWRHHFAWPFHEPVDAFRLNLPDYHKIIKQPMDMGTIKKRLENNYYRSASECMQDFNTMFTNCYIYNKPTDDIVLMAQSLEKVFLQKVAQMPQEEIELPPPAPRGKPGKPGKGGRKSNASKAHQVPAVSQSAYSSSDTGDSDTPPQTMLPKSLPPTQLLSLPPTLPTAKKKGVKRKADTTTPSTMMTMPLAVGGGRMVGLGKGGHGQGLSHDPSTLSLTSLGDMDPPPSLVRGPMGPGGPVLLQPMMAGGGKTLARRGGSGRPIKPPKKDLPDSVQPKAPRRAKLSQQLRYCSSVLKDLLSKKHAAYAWPFYKPVDASALGLHDYHDIIKCPMDLSNIKRRMDSREYRDSQQFSADVRLMFSNCYKYNPPDHDVVGMARKLQDVFEFRFAKMPDEPLQQAPPKSRGMGGGMGTHVHGGDSSSSSSSSSSSSESEPSSESESSSDSEEERAHRLAELQDQVCTQLRAVHEQLAALSQGPIVKNKKKRERKDKKEKKKKKKPEKRSRGRPSAAVGGEDWEMPTAKPGKTPKSKSSSRSSAPASLQGKRGPGKKGSKNTKKSQAATMPYYAPPAFSMLPHYDSEEEEETSPMSYDEKRQLSLDINKLPGEKLGRVVHIIQSREPSLRDTNPEEIEIDFETLKPSTLRELERYVMMCLRKKPRKPYVKKGGSGKSREELALEKKSELERRLQDVSGQLNSGKKPQKPKAEKLSGVEPHAQPSRLSGSSSSSDSSSSSSSSSSDTSESDSG, from the exons ATGGAAACGGCCGTTAACCCGCCCCTTGACAG CTCTCTGGGAGTGGTGGGGCTGTCTGGCGGCGGGATGGAGCACCATGCCTCGGGCCCAGGCAAGCGCATGCGGAAGCCCTCGCTGCTGTATGAAGGCTTCGAGAGCCCCCAGCTGCCGCACGCGCCGCCCCCTCCCCCGATCCAGCCCCCCGTCAGGGACCCCGGCCGGCAGGGCTGCATGACCAACCAGCTGCAGTTCCTCCAGAAGGCTATGATCAAGTCCCTGTGGAGGCACCATTTTGCCTGGCCCTTCCATGAGCCAGTGGATGCCTTCAGACTCAACCTCCCA GATTATCACAAGATCATCAAGCAGCCCATGGACATGGGAACCATCAAGAAGCGGCTGGAGAACAACTACTACCGCAGCGCCAGTGAGTGCATGCAGGACTTCAACACCATGTTCACCAACTGCTACATCTACAACAAG CCCACAGATGACATCGTGCTGATGGCCCAGTCCCTGGAGAAGGTGTTCCTGCAGAAGGTGGCCCAGATGCCCCAGGAGGAGATTGAGCTGCCCCCTCCTGCCCCCAGGGGCAAACCGGGCAAGCCTGGCAAAGGAGGCCGCAAGTCCAACG CGTCGAAAGCTCACCAGGTCCCTGCGGTGTCCCAGTCAGCATACTCCTCCTCTGACACGGGTGACTCAGACACCCCCCCCCAGACCATGCTGCCCAAGAGTCTGCCCCCCACACAGCTGCTGAGCCTGCCCCCCACACTGCCCACCGCCAAG AAGAAAGGAGTGAAGCGGAAGGCGGACACCACCACTCCCTCCACCATGATGACCATGCCCCTGGCCGTAGGAGGGGGTCGAATGGTGGGCCTGGGGAAAGGAGGCCATGGGCAAGGCCTGAGCCATGACCCTTCCACCCTCTCCCTCACCTCCCTGGGGGACATGGACCCCCCTCCCAGCCTGGTTAGAGGACCCATGGGCCCAGGAGGCCCCGTTctgctccagcccatgatggccgGAGGCGGGAAGACCCTGGCTCGGCGCGGTGGCAGTGGACGCCCCATCAAGCCCCCCAAGAAAGACCTGCCGGACTCTGTGCAGCCCAAGGCGCCACGGCGGGCCAAGCTGAGTCAACAGCTGCGTTACTGTAGCAGCGTGCTGAAGGATCTGCTGTCCAAGAAACACGCGGCCTACGCCTGGCCCTTCTACAAGCCCGTGGACGCCTCGGCCCTGGGCCTGCACGACTACCACGACATCATCAAGTGCCCCATGGACCTCAGCAACATCAAG AGGAGGATGGACAGTCGGGAGTACAGGGATTCGCAGCAGTTTTCCGCTGACGTCCGACTCATGTTCTCCAACTGCTACAAGTACAACCCCCCTGACCATGACGTAGTGGGCATGGCCCGCAAGCTGCAG GACGTGTTTGAGTTCCGCTTCGCCAAGATGCCAGACGAGCCCCTCCAGCAGGCTCCTCCCAAGTCCCGTGGCATGGGCGGCGGCATGGGCACTCACGTTCACGGCGGCgactcgtcgtcgtcctcgtcgtcgtcgtccTCCTCGTCAGAGAGCGAGCccagcagcgagagcgagagcagcTCGGACAGCGAGGAGGAGCGAGCACACCGCCTGGCCGAGTTACAGGACCAGGTGTGTACACAG CTCCGAGCCGTACACGAGCAGCTGGCAGCCCTCTCACAGGGCCCAATTgtcaagaacaagaagaagagggagaggaaagacaagaaggagaaaaagaagaagaagaagccggAGAAGCGAAGCCGAGGACGGCCCAGCGCGGCGGTAGGGGGTGAGGACTGGGAGATGCCGACGGCCAAGCCGGGGAAGACTCCGAAGAGTAAATCCAGTAGCAGGAGCTCAGCTCCCGCCTCCTTACAGGGCAAGAGGGGCCCCGGCAAGAAGGGCAGCAA AAACACCAAGAAGTCCCAGGCTGCTACCATGCCCTACTACGCCCCGCCTGCCTTCTCCATGCTGCCCCACTATGactccgaggaggaggaggagacgtcTCCCATGTCGTACGACGAGAAGCGACAGCTGAGCCTGGACATCAACAAGCTGCCCGGCGAAAAGCTGGGCCGCGTCGTCCACATCATCCAGTCCCGTGAGCCCTCGCTGCGCGACACCAACCCCGAGGAGATCGAGATAGACTTTGAGACGCTCAAGCCGTCGACGCTGCGCGAGCTGGAGCGCTACGTCATGATGTGCCTGAGGAAGAAGCCCCGTAAGCCCTATG TGAAGAAAGGGGGCTCCGGCAAGTCCAGAGAGGAACTGGCCCTGGAGAAGAAGAGTGAGCTCGAGAGGAGGCTGCAGGATGTCAGCGGACAGCTCAACTCTGGCAAGAAACCCCAGAAACCCAAGG CGGAGAAGCTCAGTGGTGTGGAGCCTCACGCCCAGCCCTCCCGCCTCAGCGGCAGCAGCTCCAGCTCagactcttcctcctcctcgtcatcctcctcctctgacACCAGTGAATCAGACTCgggttga
- the LOC120031017 gene encoding bromodomain-containing protein 2-like isoform X3 produces the protein METAVNPPLDSSSLGVVGLSGGGMEHHASGPGKRMRKPSLLYEGFESPQLPHAPPPPPIQPPVRDPGRQGCMTNQLQFLQKAMIKSLWRHHFAWPFHEPVDAFRLNLPDYHKIIKQPMDMGTIKKRLENNYYRSASECMQDFNTMFTNCYIYNKPTDDIVLMAQSLEKVFLQKVAQMPQEEIELPPPAPRGKPGKPGKGGRKSNASKAHQVPAVSQSAYSSSDTGDSDTPPQTMLPKSLPPTQLLSLPPTLPTAKKKGVKRKADTTTPSTMMTMPLAVGGGRMVGLGKGGHGQGLSHDPSTLSLTSLGDMDPPPSLVRGPMGPGGPVLLQPMMAGGGKTLARRGGSGRPIKPPKKDLPDSVQPKAPRRAKLSQQLRYCSSVLKDLLSKKHAAYAWPFYKPVDASALGLHDYHDIIKCPMDLSNIKRRMDSREYRDSQQFSADVRLMFSNCYKYNPPDHDVVGMARKLQDVFEFRFAKMPDEPLQQAPPKSRGMGGGMGTHVHGGDSSSSSSSSSSSSESEPSSESESSSDSEEERAHRLAELQDQLRAVHEQLAALSQGPIVKNKKKRERKDKKEKKKKKKPEKRSRGRPSAAVGGEDWEMPTAKPGKTPKSKSSSRSSAPASLQGKRGPGKKGSKNTKKSQAATMPYYAPPAFSMLPHYDSEEEEETSPMSYDEKRQLSLDINKLPGEKLGRVVHIIQSREPSLRDTNPEEIEIDFETLKPSTLRELERYVMMCLRKKPRKPYVKKGGSGKSREELALEKKSELERRLQDVSGQLNSGKKPQKPKAEKLSGVEPHAQPSRLSGSSSSSDSSSSSSSSSSDTSESDSG, from the exons ATGGAAACGGCCGTTAACCCGCCCCTTGACAG CAGCTCTCTGGGAGTGGTGGGGCTGTCTGGCGGCGGGATGGAGCACCATGCCTCGGGCCCAGGCAAGCGCATGCGGAAGCCCTCGCTGCTGTATGAAGGCTTCGAGAGCCCCCAGCTGCCGCACGCGCCGCCCCCTCCCCCGATCCAGCCCCCCGTCAGGGACCCCGGCCGGCAGGGCTGCATGACCAACCAGCTGCAGTTCCTCCAGAAGGCTATGATCAAGTCCCTGTGGAGGCACCATTTTGCCTGGCCCTTCCATGAGCCAGTGGATGCCTTCAGACTCAACCTCCCA GATTATCACAAGATCATCAAGCAGCCCATGGACATGGGAACCATCAAGAAGCGGCTGGAGAACAACTACTACCGCAGCGCCAGTGAGTGCATGCAGGACTTCAACACCATGTTCACCAACTGCTACATCTACAACAAG CCCACAGATGACATCGTGCTGATGGCCCAGTCCCTGGAGAAGGTGTTCCTGCAGAAGGTGGCCCAGATGCCCCAGGAGGAGATTGAGCTGCCCCCTCCTGCCCCCAGGGGCAAACCGGGCAAGCCTGGCAAAGGAGGCCGCAAGTCCAACG CGTCGAAAGCTCACCAGGTCCCTGCGGTGTCCCAGTCAGCATACTCCTCCTCTGACACGGGTGACTCAGACACCCCCCCCCAGACCATGCTGCCCAAGAGTCTGCCCCCCACACAGCTGCTGAGCCTGCCCCCCACACTGCCCACCGCCAAG AAGAAAGGAGTGAAGCGGAAGGCGGACACCACCACTCCCTCCACCATGATGACCATGCCCCTGGCCGTAGGAGGGGGTCGAATGGTGGGCCTGGGGAAAGGAGGCCATGGGCAAGGCCTGAGCCATGACCCTTCCACCCTCTCCCTCACCTCCCTGGGGGACATGGACCCCCCTCCCAGCCTGGTTAGAGGACCCATGGGCCCAGGAGGCCCCGTTctgctccagcccatgatggccgGAGGCGGGAAGACCCTGGCTCGGCGCGGTGGCAGTGGACGCCCCATCAAGCCCCCCAAGAAAGACCTGCCGGACTCTGTGCAGCCCAAGGCGCCACGGCGGGCCAAGCTGAGTCAACAGCTGCGTTACTGTAGCAGCGTGCTGAAGGATCTGCTGTCCAAGAAACACGCGGCCTACGCCTGGCCCTTCTACAAGCCCGTGGACGCCTCGGCCCTGGGCCTGCACGACTACCACGACATCATCAAGTGCCCCATGGACCTCAGCAACATCAAG AGGAGGATGGACAGTCGGGAGTACAGGGATTCGCAGCAGTTTTCCGCTGACGTCCGACTCATGTTCTCCAACTGCTACAAGTACAACCCCCCTGACCATGACGTAGTGGGCATGGCCCGCAAGCTGCAG GACGTGTTTGAGTTCCGCTTCGCCAAGATGCCAGACGAGCCCCTCCAGCAGGCTCCTCCCAAGTCCCGTGGCATGGGCGGCGGCATGGGCACTCACGTTCACGGCGGCgactcgtcgtcgtcctcgtcgtcgtcgtccTCCTCGTCAGAGAGCGAGCccagcagcgagagcgagagcagcTCGGACAGCGAGGAGGAGCGAGCACACCGCCTGGCCGAGTTACAGGACCAG CTCCGAGCCGTACACGAGCAGCTGGCAGCCCTCTCACAGGGCCCAATTgtcaagaacaagaagaagagggagaggaaagacaagaaggagaaaaagaagaagaagaagccggAGAAGCGAAGCCGAGGACGGCCCAGCGCGGCGGTAGGGGGTGAGGACTGGGAGATGCCGACGGCCAAGCCGGGGAAGACTCCGAAGAGTAAATCCAGTAGCAGGAGCTCAGCTCCCGCCTCCTTACAGGGCAAGAGGGGCCCCGGCAAGAAGGGCAGCAA AAACACCAAGAAGTCCCAGGCTGCTACCATGCCCTACTACGCCCCGCCTGCCTTCTCCATGCTGCCCCACTATGactccgaggaggaggaggagacgtcTCCCATGTCGTACGACGAGAAGCGACAGCTGAGCCTGGACATCAACAAGCTGCCCGGCGAAAAGCTGGGCCGCGTCGTCCACATCATCCAGTCCCGTGAGCCCTCGCTGCGCGACACCAACCCCGAGGAGATCGAGATAGACTTTGAGACGCTCAAGCCGTCGACGCTGCGCGAGCTGGAGCGCTACGTCATGATGTGCCTGAGGAAGAAGCCCCGTAAGCCCTATG TGAAGAAAGGGGGCTCCGGCAAGTCCAGAGAGGAACTGGCCCTGGAGAAGAAGAGTGAGCTCGAGAGGAGGCTGCAGGATGTCAGCGGACAGCTCAACTCTGGCAAGAAACCCCAGAAACCCAAGG CGGAGAAGCTCAGTGGTGTGGAGCCTCACGCCCAGCCCTCCCGCCTCAGCGGCAGCAGCTCCAGCTCagactcttcctcctcctcgtcatcctcctcctctgacACCAGTGAATCAGACTCgggttga
- the LOC120031017 gene encoding bromodomain-containing protein 2-like isoform X1, translating into METAVNPPLDSSSLGVVGLSGGGMEHHASGPGKRMRKPSLLYEGFESPQLPHAPPPPPIQPPVRDPGRQGCMTNQLQFLQKAMIKSLWRHHFAWPFHEPVDAFRLNLPDYHKIIKQPMDMGTIKKRLENNYYRSASECMQDFNTMFTNCYIYNKPTDDIVLMAQSLEKVFLQKVAQMPQEEIELPPPAPRGKPGKPGKGGRKSNASKAHQVPAVSQSAYSSSDTGDSDTPPQTMLPKSLPPTQLLSLPPTLPTAKKKGVKRKADTTTPSTMMTMPLAVGGGRMVGLGKGGHGQGLSHDPSTLSLTSLGDMDPPPSLVRGPMGPGGPVLLQPMMAGGGKTLARRGGSGRPIKPPKKDLPDSVQPKAPRRAKLSQQLRYCSSVLKDLLSKKHAAYAWPFYKPVDASALGLHDYHDIIKCPMDLSNIKRRMDSREYRDSQQFSADVRLMFSNCYKYNPPDHDVVGMARKLQDVFEFRFAKMPDEPLQQAPPKSRGMGGGMGTHVHGGDSSSSSSSSSSSSESEPSSESESSSDSEEERAHRLAELQDQVCTQLRAVHEQLAALSQGPIVKNKKKRERKDKKEKKKKKKPEKRSRGRPSAAVGGEDWEMPTAKPGKTPKSKSSSRSSAPASLQGKRGPGKKGSKNTKKSQAATMPYYAPPAFSMLPHYDSEEEEETSPMSYDEKRQLSLDINKLPGEKLGRVVHIIQSREPSLRDTNPEEIEIDFETLKPSTLRELERYVMMCLRKKPRKPYVKKGGSGKSREELALEKKSELERRLQDVSGQLNSGKKPQKPKAEKLSGVEPHAQPSRLSGSSSSSDSSSSSSSSSSDTSESDSG; encoded by the exons ATGGAAACGGCCGTTAACCCGCCCCTTGACAG CAGCTCTCTGGGAGTGGTGGGGCTGTCTGGCGGCGGGATGGAGCACCATGCCTCGGGCCCAGGCAAGCGCATGCGGAAGCCCTCGCTGCTGTATGAAGGCTTCGAGAGCCCCCAGCTGCCGCACGCGCCGCCCCCTCCCCCGATCCAGCCCCCCGTCAGGGACCCCGGCCGGCAGGGCTGCATGACCAACCAGCTGCAGTTCCTCCAGAAGGCTATGATCAAGTCCCTGTGGAGGCACCATTTTGCCTGGCCCTTCCATGAGCCAGTGGATGCCTTCAGACTCAACCTCCCA GATTATCACAAGATCATCAAGCAGCCCATGGACATGGGAACCATCAAGAAGCGGCTGGAGAACAACTACTACCGCAGCGCCAGTGAGTGCATGCAGGACTTCAACACCATGTTCACCAACTGCTACATCTACAACAAG CCCACAGATGACATCGTGCTGATGGCCCAGTCCCTGGAGAAGGTGTTCCTGCAGAAGGTGGCCCAGATGCCCCAGGAGGAGATTGAGCTGCCCCCTCCTGCCCCCAGGGGCAAACCGGGCAAGCCTGGCAAAGGAGGCCGCAAGTCCAACG CGTCGAAAGCTCACCAGGTCCCTGCGGTGTCCCAGTCAGCATACTCCTCCTCTGACACGGGTGACTCAGACACCCCCCCCCAGACCATGCTGCCCAAGAGTCTGCCCCCCACACAGCTGCTGAGCCTGCCCCCCACACTGCCCACCGCCAAG AAGAAAGGAGTGAAGCGGAAGGCGGACACCACCACTCCCTCCACCATGATGACCATGCCCCTGGCCGTAGGAGGGGGTCGAATGGTGGGCCTGGGGAAAGGAGGCCATGGGCAAGGCCTGAGCCATGACCCTTCCACCCTCTCCCTCACCTCCCTGGGGGACATGGACCCCCCTCCCAGCCTGGTTAGAGGACCCATGGGCCCAGGAGGCCCCGTTctgctccagcccatgatggccgGAGGCGGGAAGACCCTGGCTCGGCGCGGTGGCAGTGGACGCCCCATCAAGCCCCCCAAGAAAGACCTGCCGGACTCTGTGCAGCCCAAGGCGCCACGGCGGGCCAAGCTGAGTCAACAGCTGCGTTACTGTAGCAGCGTGCTGAAGGATCTGCTGTCCAAGAAACACGCGGCCTACGCCTGGCCCTTCTACAAGCCCGTGGACGCCTCGGCCCTGGGCCTGCACGACTACCACGACATCATCAAGTGCCCCATGGACCTCAGCAACATCAAG AGGAGGATGGACAGTCGGGAGTACAGGGATTCGCAGCAGTTTTCCGCTGACGTCCGACTCATGTTCTCCAACTGCTACAAGTACAACCCCCCTGACCATGACGTAGTGGGCATGGCCCGCAAGCTGCAG GACGTGTTTGAGTTCCGCTTCGCCAAGATGCCAGACGAGCCCCTCCAGCAGGCTCCTCCCAAGTCCCGTGGCATGGGCGGCGGCATGGGCACTCACGTTCACGGCGGCgactcgtcgtcgtcctcgtcgtcgtcgtccTCCTCGTCAGAGAGCGAGCccagcagcgagagcgagagcagcTCGGACAGCGAGGAGGAGCGAGCACACCGCCTGGCCGAGTTACAGGACCAGGTGTGTACACAG CTCCGAGCCGTACACGAGCAGCTGGCAGCCCTCTCACAGGGCCCAATTgtcaagaacaagaagaagagggagaggaaagacaagaaggagaaaaagaagaagaagaagccggAGAAGCGAAGCCGAGGACGGCCCAGCGCGGCGGTAGGGGGTGAGGACTGGGAGATGCCGACGGCCAAGCCGGGGAAGACTCCGAAGAGTAAATCCAGTAGCAGGAGCTCAGCTCCCGCCTCCTTACAGGGCAAGAGGGGCCCCGGCAAGAAGGGCAGCAA AAACACCAAGAAGTCCCAGGCTGCTACCATGCCCTACTACGCCCCGCCTGCCTTCTCCATGCTGCCCCACTATGactccgaggaggaggaggagacgtcTCCCATGTCGTACGACGAGAAGCGACAGCTGAGCCTGGACATCAACAAGCTGCCCGGCGAAAAGCTGGGCCGCGTCGTCCACATCATCCAGTCCCGTGAGCCCTCGCTGCGCGACACCAACCCCGAGGAGATCGAGATAGACTTTGAGACGCTCAAGCCGTCGACGCTGCGCGAGCTGGAGCGCTACGTCATGATGTGCCTGAGGAAGAAGCCCCGTAAGCCCTATG TGAAGAAAGGGGGCTCCGGCAAGTCCAGAGAGGAACTGGCCCTGGAGAAGAAGAGTGAGCTCGAGAGGAGGCTGCAGGATGTCAGCGGACAGCTCAACTCTGGCAAGAAACCCCAGAAACCCAAGG CGGAGAAGCTCAGTGGTGTGGAGCCTCACGCCCAGCCCTCCCGCCTCAGCGGCAGCAGCTCCAGCTCagactcttcctcctcctcgtcatcctcctcctctgacACCAGTGAATCAGACTCgggttga